The Nostoc sp. NIES-3756 DNA window AAACATCCCTGAAGCACAAATAATGCCATTCTTGCGCCACTAGCAAATGTTACATTCAGACTCCACACTGGGTCTAAGAAAAAGTATTTAGCGCAAAACGCAGATAAAAAGGTTGCTAATAAACCCGAATCTCGTCCTGCATACCAAGCGCTGATGGTGACTGCCCCAAAGAATAATAGAAACGATGCTTGAGTTAACTGGATGTAAGGATTGAGTGCTAGCATGAGCATAGCGGCGATAACCACTGATGCGATCGCCACGGCATAATTCCCAATTTGTCGCTTAAACTTGAGCATTTGCAGATTCACAGAGCGGTCGTTTCTGATTGACAGCTTAACGGCACTGATCAGCCTAAATAAATCCTAACTTTCCATAGTATGGTTTCTGGCACAACGTTATTCCCATTGCCAGTGTTTGTTTCATCGATAACAGGCTTGTAAAAACAGTAACATTTAGCTCATAGGTTGGGAAATTACATAGTTATTCATCAGTTTTTTTTGAATGTTAACTGTTAATCGTTAACCGTCAAAAGCTTATCTATGGTACTCATCACTTTTTTACTATTGGATAACTTAGGCTCAATACAAACCTGCGGTAAATATTTATAAGAAAAAGTTAACAAAGTTTAATACAATATGTTCATTCACCAATAAGTATTTTTGCTCAATAACATGATAGCGGATGGATTTCCTTGGCTGACCGCGATTATATTGCTACCACTCGTTGCTGCTGGATTTATTCCCCTGCTGCCTGATAAAGAAGGCAAGCTTGTGCGATGGTACGCCCTTGGTGTAGGAATCGCGGACTTTGTTTTAATGTGCTACACCTTTTGGCAACATTACGATGCCAGCAATGCAACTTTTCAACTAGTGGAGAAATATGATTGGCTGCCTCAGTTGGGTTTTAGCTGGGCAGTTTCAGTTGATGGAATTTCCATGCCACTCGTGTTGCTGGCGGGGTTTGTGACGACACTTTCGATGTTGGCTGCATGGCAAGTTAATCTCAAGCCGCGTCTATTTTATTTCTTAATGTTGGTGTTGTATTCTGCCCAAATTGGCGTATTTGTTTCCCAAGACTTATTACTTTTCTTCATCATGTGGGAACTGGAATTGGTTCCAGTTTACCTCCTTGTCTCTATTTGGGGCGGTCAAAAACGCCGCTATGCTGCCACCAAATTCTTGCTTTACACAGCCGCAGCTTCAATTTTCATCTTAATTGCAGGGCTGGCAATGGCTCTGTATGGTGACAACACCACCTTCGATATCGTCGAACTGGGAGCAAAGAATTATCCTCTGGCTTTAGAGTTGTTACTCTATGCGGGATTATTAATTGCCTTTGGTGTAAAACTTGCAATTTTCCCCCTACACACCTGGTTGCCTGATGCCCACGGTGAAGCCTCAGCCCCTGTATCGATGATTTTGGCTGGTGTGTTATTAAAAATGGGTGGATATGGGCTAATCCGCCTGAATATGGGTTTGCTTCCTGATGCGCATATTTACTTTGCCCCAGTCCTGGCAACTTTGGGTGTCATCAATATTATTTACGGTGCTTTGAACTCCTTTGCTCAAACCCACATGAAGCGCCGCCTCGCCTATTCTTCCGTTTCCCACATGGGATTTGTATTGCTGGGTATTGCTTCCTTCACTGATGTGGGTGTGAGTGGAGCGATGCTGCAAATGCTTTCTCACGGTTTGATTGCGGCTGTACTGTTCTTCCTGGCTGGTGTTACTTACGATCGCACCCATACAATGGCAATGGATAATTTGGGTGGTATCGGTCAAGCTATGCCCAAAGTGTTCGCTTTGTTTACCGCCAGCGCAATGGCATCTTTAGCACTTCCGGGAATGAGTGGCTTTGTCAGCGAACTGAAGGTGTTTATTGGTGTCACCTCCAGCGACGTTTACAGTTCTACATTCTGCACTGTAATGGTGTTTCTGGCCGCAGTGGGTGTTATCCTCACACCAATCTATTTATTGTCAATGTTGCGACAAGTATTTTACGGTACTGGTGCAGAACTCAGTTGCAACATCAACAATCAAGCTTACGAGAATTTAGAGGATGAAGGTACAGCTTGTTTTGGTACAGACTGTCTCTTACCTGGGGAAGCTGTATATAGAGATGCTACCCCCCGTGAAGTCTTCATTGCTGTCAGCTTCTTGGTGTTAATTATTGGTGTGGGTGTATATCCCAAGATTGCTACGCAGATGTACGATGTGAAAACCGTAGCAGTTAATACTCAGGTGCGCCAATCATATACACAAATCGCCCAAAGTAACCCCAAAATCTATGCGAAAGGTTTCTTCGCTCCCAAAATCGCCGAGCCTGAATTAATGGCTGTTTCCGGCATCGTTAAGTAACGTCATTTAACTACCAATCGTAGCAAAAATTAGGCGATCGCTTCTTTAGTTAGGCGATCGTTTTTTTGCGTTAATTTTAGTGTTGTCAATAGGCGATCACTTGAGTTAAAACTGATACAAGCTTTGTGAAATTAAATATTATCTGATTTCTGTAGTCTGGTTTAACTGTGGCTAAAAAATAGCGATCGCCTAATTATTTTCAACTCAATGTCTTTATTTAAAAATCTACTTAATTTACATTCAGGTGTTAGACCTGTTGAGGATTTCTTTACTGAGATAGTCGCTTATTTTTTATCTATTAATACAGATATTTTGCTTCATTGGTTGAAACAGCACGGAATTATCAATGAAGAAAATTATCATAGCATAAATATTACAACACAAAAATACTATGAACCCCTAGCACATCATGATCAAGGTAGCAAGCCTGATATTGTAATTGAACTAGCTAATGATGCCACGACAGATGTAATTTTTATAGAATCTAAAGTCGGTTCAACTGAAGGAGTAGACCAATTAAAAAGATATGCTGAAATTTTAAGTAGTTTAACCTATCCTCAACGACGAATTTTAATTTATATCACTCGTGATTATGACCCAAAAGAAGCTGAAAAAATTATTTCAGCTTTAAATGTAAATTTCCATCAGTTGAGATGGTATCAGTTTTATAACTACTTAACTAAAAAATCTCACGATATTTTGGCAAAGGAAATATTAAAGTTTATGGGAGTAAATGGAATGTCACATACTAATCAAATTTCATCTATTGATTTATTAACGATGATTAATTTTAAGAATACTTTGAAATTTATGGAAGATACTCTTAGTGACGAAGTAAAAGCAAAATTCAAGGGAGCTTTTAAGGGTTATGTTTATGGTAAGTCAGAGATGTTATCAGATAGTTTATATCAGTGGGAAAAATGCAGCAGATATATAATCAATAATCGCTTAACTCCTCACTCTGGAAAATGGGATATATGGTGTGGGCTTGGATACTTTAATTTGAATCCAGAAAGTTTAACTGAATATCCACATATAGGAATTTTGTTAGATGTTGACCTTCGTTTCGCAAAAGCTGAAAGAGTTATTGAATTTATGCAAAAAGTTATTAATCAAAAACCTGATTTATGGAAAAAATATTTATATGATTCTAGCAAACCTTCTACTTGGTCAACTATTGCTTACCATAAAAGTTTAAGAGAATTTTTATCCCAAGAAGATCATCTACACTCTATCAAGGCATTTTTCTTTGAATGTATTGAAGAAATGCAAGCTATTCAAGAAGAATTTAACTTTCCTTGGGAAGTTTTGAATAAATAAGCATAGAAATAATTCTGATTATTCTGCAACACAAAATTAATTATTTTATCATTTATATTAGCAAGCTAGTTTCTACATAATTTATGTAGTGCCATTACAAAAAAATATTAATAATATTGATCTGGTAGATAATCATTTGGAGTGTTATAGCGAACACTATCAAGATTTAAAAGATAGATTTGGTTATCGTAAAAAGTCGATTTATCTACCGAATGAATCAGTTAATTTGCCATGTTTTCCTAATTTGGGTTTGAATTTATCTAAAGTATTTCCAGGTTAAGGTATAAGGACTAAAGTCCTTACTACGAACTGTAAAGCAAGTTTTCCATCGCTTGTTGTAAATCGTTTGTTAAATCAGCAACGGCTTGTCTTGCACCTAAACGGCTCTCTTTATATTTAGGATACAGTTCTGTTACCGATAGCGGTTCACCAATGGTAAATTTGACTTTTTGTTTGCCTAATTTGGGACGGTTGAAAGATTTACTGCCTTGGATTTTTGCTAACATCTGCCAGACAATTAAGACGGTTTCAGCAAATCTTTCTACTGTGGGTTTTTCGCGGATATAATTACCAGAAACCGCTACAAAACTTTCAACTAATCTCATGTGCCACATTCTCGCATTGGCTTCTTCCGCAACACGATCGCCTAATGCCCTCTCAACAGCAGATAATCCTTTTGTATCCTTATAATCTTCCCTAAATATATAATTCCATCCAGCTTGTTCTACCCGACGACAGCGATCGCTAAAACCTCCTTTAGATTGTAAGTTAAAATGCTGTTCGGCTATTTGTAGTGCTGCATTTAACAAAGCCTGTAACCGCAATTTTAATGCTTCGTTGCGGTCAACATCTGCATTTTCCGCCACCTCGGACAACTTGAGATGATAAAACCGCGTGTAAAACTGTTCCATCAACGATAGTAAATGTTCCGCCAAAGTTAACAGGCGTGGATAAAGTGACTGCAAATCAGGAATTTGATTCTTAGCTGTTGTATCTACAGATAAACCACTAGCTATAGATAACTCATCTAAAAGTTGGGCGATCGCATCCCAAGGTGCATCAACGTAACTATATTTAATCCCAACTGGTAAAATTAAGACCTGTTCAGTACGTCCAGCTTTTTGCAAGTCTTCAGCACACCAAAAACCCATTTGAGCAATTCCTGGTTCTAATGGGCTAATCATCTCCGATAAACCATTAGTAGCACCTTCTGGTGCAGCAGCCATCGGAAATCTACCATTGGCGAACAAATCCCGCGCCGAACGTAAGCCAGTCCAGTCAGCCTTACCTCTCTGTATAGGCGTTCCACCTAATTGTGACGCAACCCAGCCAACATAGTCACCCGCCCAAAGAGGAATGCCGCGATCGTAAATAAAATGAGCGTGAATAGGAGATTCTAGTGCTATACTTTGCTGTCGTGCTACCCTTGGCACAATTTGAGAAAGCAAATAAACCAAAGAAAATGGATCTTCTGTCTGCGGATGGCGAAACGCCAATAAAAAGCGAATTTTCTTCTCTTGAAACTCCTGATAGAGCTTCACTAGAACCTCAACATTCTCTGCTTCAATATGGTTAATGGCTGTTTGAGTACGTATCCACGTTGGTAAAAACAGATGAACAAACCGCAGAAATAAAGGATTAAAAGCTGGGGGGATAAATTCGAGAGGTGGTTGTGCTTGGTAAATCATGGGAGATGAGGGAGATGAGGAAGTAGGGGAAGATAAAGGAGAATTTCTTTGGACTATGGACTAATGACTAATGACTAATGACTAATGACCAATGACTAAATTCATACTTTATACTCGAAATTTCGTAATTTTATAACTAGGA harbors:
- a CDS encoding glycerol acyltransferase; protein product: MIYQAQPPLEFIPPAFNPLFLRFVHLFLPTWIRTQTAINHIEAENVEVLVKLYQEFQEKKIRFLLAFRHPQTEDPFSLVYLLSQIVPRVARQQSIALESPIHAHFIYDRGIPLWAGDYVGWVASQLGGTPIQRGKADWTGLRSARDLFANGRFPMAAAPEGATNGLSEMISPLEPGIAQMGFWCAEDLQKAGRTEQVLILPVGIKYSYVDAPWDAIAQLLDELSIASGLSVDTTAKNQIPDLQSLYPRLLTLAEHLLSLMEQFYTRFYHLKLSEVAENADVDRNEALKLRLQALLNAALQIAEQHFNLQSKGGFSDRCRRVEQAGWNYIFREDYKDTKGLSAVERALGDRVAEEANARMWHMRLVESFVAVSGNYIREKPTVERFAETVLIVWQMLAKIQGSKSFNRPKLGKQKVKFTIGEPLSVTELYPKYKESRLGARQAVADLTNDLQQAMENLLYSS
- a CDS encoding NAD(P)H-quinone oxidoreductase subunit 4, with the translated sequence MIADGFPWLTAIILLPLVAAGFIPLLPDKEGKLVRWYALGVGIADFVLMCYTFWQHYDASNATFQLVEKYDWLPQLGFSWAVSVDGISMPLVLLAGFVTTLSMLAAWQVNLKPRLFYFLMLVLYSAQIGVFVSQDLLLFFIMWELELVPVYLLVSIWGGQKRRYAATKFLLYTAAASIFILIAGLAMALYGDNTTFDIVELGAKNYPLALELLLYAGLLIAFGVKLAIFPLHTWLPDAHGEASAPVSMILAGVLLKMGGYGLIRLNMGLLPDAHIYFAPVLATLGVINIIYGALNSFAQTHMKRRLAYSSVSHMGFVLLGIASFTDVGVSGAMLQMLSHGLIAAVLFFLAGVTYDRTHTMAMDNLGGIGQAMPKVFALFTASAMASLALPGMSGFVSELKVFIGVTSSDVYSSTFCTVMVFLAAVGVILTPIYLLSMLRQVFYGTGAELSCNINNQAYENLEDEGTACFGTDCLLPGEAVYRDATPREVFIAVSFLVLIIGVGVYPKIATQMYDVKTVAVNTQVRQSYTQIAQSNPKIYAKGFFAPKIAEPELMAVSGIVK
- a CDS encoding PD-(D/E)XK nuclease family protein — encoded protein: MSLFKNLLNLHSGVRPVEDFFTEIVAYFLSINTDILLHWLKQHGIINEENYHSINITTQKYYEPLAHHDQGSKPDIVIELANDATTDVIFIESKVGSTEGVDQLKRYAEILSSLTYPQRRILIYITRDYDPKEAEKIISALNVNFHQLRWYQFYNYLTKKSHDILAKEILKFMGVNGMSHTNQISSIDLLTMINFKNTLKFMEDTLSDEVKAKFKGAFKGYVYGKSEMLSDSLYQWEKCSRYIINNRLTPHSGKWDIWCGLGYFNLNPESLTEYPHIGILLDVDLRFAKAERVIEFMQKVINQKPDLWKKYLYDSSKPSTWSTIAYHKSLREFLSQEDHLHSIKAFFFECIEEMQAIQEEFNFPWEVLNK